A region from the Aphis gossypii isolate Hap1 chromosome 1, ASM2018417v2, whole genome shotgun sequence genome encodes:
- the LOC114123224 gene encoding AN1-type zinc finger protein 1-like, protein MEFPDFGKQCGNKDCKQLDFLPVKCDNCHAVFCKDHSRFDSHQCVPIESTNDLKPKLETVWFECSHDSCTLKNPCEMLCPKCNKHYCLAHRHHGCLDELPGKEARKVLREAAKKSKDQFALAKEEADKKIEASLRQAELQPEKRRMAQQIRLMKLKGKALGDNKIPVVDRVYFTIHPPMKDNKVISPVPLFTSKTWTVGRTIDLFAVRLKIENRNDKSNTPKLRIFKLEDGEHLSNQMDRVIGRMVTDGLIFNGDSLILHYVDATKNPIEIEPEKLEEYKLSSV, encoded by the exons ATGGAGTTTCCAGATTTTGGTAAACAGTGTGGTAACAAGGACTGTAAACAATTAGATTTTTTGCCAGTCAAATGTGATAATTGTCATGCTGTATTTTGTAAAGACCATTCAAGATTTGATAGTCATCAATGTGTTCCCATAGAATCTACTAATGATTTAAAACCGAAGCTG gaaaCAGTTTGGTTTGAATGCTCACATGATAGTTGTACGTTAAAAAATCCCTGTGAAATGTTATGcccaaaatgtaataaacattACTGTCTGGCGCATAGACATCATGGTTGTCTTGACGAACTGCCAGGGAAAGAGGCTAGAAAAGTTTTAAGAGAAGCAGCTAAGAAATCTAAAGACCAATTTGCATTAGCTAAAGAAGAAGCAGATaaaaaa attgaaGCAAGTCTAAGGCAAGCCGAATTACAACCAGAAAAAAGACGTATGGCCCAACAAATTCGTTTAATGAAACTTAAAGGGAAAGCATTGggtgataataaaataccagTGGTTGACAgagtttattttactattcatCCACCTATGAAagataataaagttatttcacCTGTGCCCTTATTCACTAGTAAGACCTGGACAGTTGGCAGAACAATAGATTTATTTGCAGTTCGTTTGAAAATCGAAAACCGTAATGATAAAAGTAACACTCCTAAACTGCGTATATTCAAACTAGAAGATGGTGAACATTTATCAAATCAAATGGATCGTGTAATAGGTCGTATGGTTACTGatggattaatatttaatggagATTCATTAATTCTTCATTATGTTGATGCTACAAAGAATCCTATTGAAATAGAACCAGAAAAATTAGAGGAATATAAACTATCAAGTGTTTAA
- the LOC114123229 gene encoding dnaJ-like protein MG002 homolog isoform X4: MSPVTVNVLTLRCHGFWLKCWQTDLAIVSRKKLTIYFNTRRCFNITSPLGASKNYYDVLGIPRDANPKQIKDAYYKLAMKHHPDKNQGVLTKEFRDIKEAYDVLSNESSRMKYNNSKGTDFPNNNYRSQNSSTYSSNWTSNSSYGRYNTNYEYTYNRSRTENSHARYKRPEGYNSLKPFNVFINVISVPKNIIKTQIDLMLLSFIKNRTLKWILFQLFQYLWTLGLKNLNYNVLIPSSSPGNGLGEFIKSLLESQTIRIELTEIEAIKGKAVRVNVSENEKVLVVNLPRGVQRNQSFYLFYLIDDDDNIKFKS, encoded by the exons ATGAGCCCCGTTACTGTCAACGTCTTGACACTGCGGTGTCATGGGTTCTGGCTGAAATGTTGGCAGACAGATCTAGCCATTGTATCAAGGAAAAAACttacgatatattttaataccagaCGTTGTTTCAATATCACTTCTCCGTTGGGAGcgtcaaaaaattattacgacGTACTGGGCATTCCAAGAGACGCCAATCCAAAGCAAATCAAAGATGCTTATTACAAACTGGCAATGAAACACCACCCCGATAAAAACCAAGGAGTACTCACTAAGGAGTTCAGAGACATTAAAGAAGCATATGATGTATTGAGCAATGAATCTAGTCGGATGAAGTACAATAACAGTAAGGGTACAG ATTTTCCAAACAATAACTATAGAAGTCAGAATAGTAGTACATATTCTAGTAATTGGACATCTAATTCTTCTTATGGCCGTTATAAcacaaattatgaatatacatataacaggTCAAGAACTGAGAATAGCCATGCAAGATACAAACGCCCAGAGGGCTATAATTCACTAAAACCATTTAATgtctttataaatgtaatttcagtacccaagaatattataaaaactcaaattgatttaatgttattgaGTTTTATCAAAAACCGTACGTTAAAATGGATTTTGTTTCAACTATTTCAATATCTATGGACATTGGggttgaaaaatttaaattataatgtattgataCCATCGTCATCACCTGGCAATGGATTAGGAGAGTTTATCAAGAGTTTGCTCGAAAGCCAAACGATAAGGATTGAACTAACAGAAATAGAAGCAATAAAGGGTAAAGCAGTCAGAGTGAATGTTagtgaaaatgaaaaagtgCTAGTAGTTAATCTACCCAGAGGAGTACAAAGAAACCAATCATTCTACTTATTTTATCTGatcgatgatgatgataatatcaaatttaaaagctga
- the LOC114123229 gene encoding dnaJ-like protein MG002 homolog isoform X1, with protein MRWIAARCAFQTILSGKQMSPVTVNVLTLRCHGFWLKCWQTDLAIVSRKKLTIYFNTRRCFNITSPLGASKNYYDVLGIPRDANPKQIKDAYYKLAMKHHPDKNQGVLTKEFRDIKEAYDVLSNESSRMKYNNSKGTDFPNNNYRSQNSSTYSSNWTSNSSYGRYNTNYEYTYNRSRTENSHARYKRPEGYNSLKPFNVFINVISVPKNIIKTQIDLMLLSFIKNRTLKWILFQLFQYLWTLGLKNLNYNVLIPSSSPGNGLGEFIKSLLESQTIRIELTEIEAIKGKAVRVNVSENEKVLVVNLPRGVQRNQSFYLFYLIDDDDNIKFKS; from the exons ATGC GTTGGATTGCTGCACGATGCGCGTTTCAAACTATACTTTCTGGAAAGCAGATGAGCCCCGTTACTGTCAACGTCTTGACACTGCGGTGTCATGGGTTCTGGCTGAAATGTTGGCAGACAGATCTAGCCATTGTATCAAGGAAAAAACttacgatatattttaataccagaCGTTGTTTCAATATCACTTCTCCGTTGGGAGcgtcaaaaaattattacgacGTACTGGGCATTCCAAGAGACGCCAATCCAAAGCAAATCAAAGATGCTTATTACAAACTGGCAATGAAACACCACCCCGATAAAAACCAAGGAGTACTCACTAAGGAGTTCAGAGACATTAAAGAAGCATATGATGTATTGAGCAATGAATCTAGTCGGATGAAGTACAATAACAGTAAGGGTACAG ATTTTCCAAACAATAACTATAGAAGTCAGAATAGTAGTACATATTCTAGTAATTGGACATCTAATTCTTCTTATGGCCGTTATAAcacaaattatgaatatacatataacaggTCAAGAACTGAGAATAGCCATGCAAGATACAAACGCCCAGAGGGCTATAATTCACTAAAACCATTTAATgtctttataaatgtaatttcagtacccaagaatattataaaaactcaaattgatttaatgttattgaGTTTTATCAAAAACCGTACGTTAAAATGGATTTTGTTTCAACTATTTCAATATCTATGGACATTGGggttgaaaaatttaaattataatgtattgataCCATCGTCATCACCTGGCAATGGATTAGGAGAGTTTATCAAGAGTTTGCTCGAAAGCCAAACGATAAGGATTGAACTAACAGAAATAGAAGCAATAAAGGGTAAAGCAGTCAGAGTGAATGTTagtgaaaatgaaaaagtgCTAGTAGTTAATCTACCCAGAGGAGTACAAAGAAACCAATCATTCTACTTATTTTATCTGatcgatgatgatgataatatcaaatttaaaagctga
- the LOC114123229 gene encoding dnaJ-like protein MG002 homolog isoform X2, producing MRWIAARCAFQTILSGKQMSPVTVNVLTLRCHGFWLKCWQTDLAIVSRKKLTIYFNTRRCFNITSPLGASKNYYDVLGIPRDANPKQIKDAYYKLAMKHHPDKNQGVLTKEFRDIKEAYDVLSNESSRMKYNNSKDFPNNNYRSQNSSTYSSNWTSNSSYGRYNTNYEYTYNRSRTENSHARYKRPEGYNSLKPFNVFINVISVPKNIIKTQIDLMLLSFIKNRTLKWILFQLFQYLWTLGLKNLNYNVLIPSSSPGNGLGEFIKSLLESQTIRIELTEIEAIKGKAVRVNVSENEKVLVVNLPRGVQRNQSFYLFYLIDDDDNIKFKS from the exons ATGC GTTGGATTGCTGCACGATGCGCGTTTCAAACTATACTTTCTGGAAAGCAGATGAGCCCCGTTACTGTCAACGTCTTGACACTGCGGTGTCATGGGTTCTGGCTGAAATGTTGGCAGACAGATCTAGCCATTGTATCAAGGAAAAAACttacgatatattttaataccagaCGTTGTTTCAATATCACTTCTCCGTTGGGAGcgtcaaaaaattattacgacGTACTGGGCATTCCAAGAGACGCCAATCCAAAGCAAATCAAAGATGCTTATTACAAACTGGCAATGAAACACCACCCCGATAAAAACCAAGGAGTACTCACTAAGGAGTTCAGAGACATTAAAGAAGCATATGATGTATTGAGCAATGAATCTAGTCGGATGAAGTACAATAACAGTAAGG ATTTTCCAAACAATAACTATAGAAGTCAGAATAGTAGTACATATTCTAGTAATTGGACATCTAATTCTTCTTATGGCCGTTATAAcacaaattatgaatatacatataacaggTCAAGAACTGAGAATAGCCATGCAAGATACAAACGCCCAGAGGGCTATAATTCACTAAAACCATTTAATgtctttataaatgtaatttcagtacccaagaatattataaaaactcaaattgatttaatgttattgaGTTTTATCAAAAACCGTACGTTAAAATGGATTTTGTTTCAACTATTTCAATATCTATGGACATTGGggttgaaaaatttaaattataatgtattgataCCATCGTCATCACCTGGCAATGGATTAGGAGAGTTTATCAAGAGTTTGCTCGAAAGCCAAACGATAAGGATTGAACTAACAGAAATAGAAGCAATAAAGGGTAAAGCAGTCAGAGTGAATGTTagtgaaaatgaaaaagtgCTAGTAGTTAATCTACCCAGAGGAGTACAAAGAAACCAATCATTCTACTTATTTTATCTGatcgatgatgatgataatatcaaatttaaaagctga
- the LOC114123229 gene encoding dnaJ-like protein MG002 homolog isoform X3, which translates to MRWIAARCAFQTILSGKQMSPVTVNVLTLRCHGFWLKCWQTDLAIVSRKKLTIYFNTRRCFNITSPLGASKNYYDVLGIPRDANPKQIKDAYYKLAMKHHPDKNQGVLTKEFRDIKEAYDVLSNESSRMKYNNNFPNNNYRSQNSSTYSSNWTSNSSYGRYNTNYEYTYNRSRTENSHARYKRPEGYNSLKPFNVFINVISVPKNIIKTQIDLMLLSFIKNRTLKWILFQLFQYLWTLGLKNLNYNVLIPSSSPGNGLGEFIKSLLESQTIRIELTEIEAIKGKAVRVNVSENEKVLVVNLPRGVQRNQSFYLFYLIDDDDNIKFKS; encoded by the exons ATGC GTTGGATTGCTGCACGATGCGCGTTTCAAACTATACTTTCTGGAAAGCAGATGAGCCCCGTTACTGTCAACGTCTTGACACTGCGGTGTCATGGGTTCTGGCTGAAATGTTGGCAGACAGATCTAGCCATTGTATCAAGGAAAAAACttacgatatattttaataccagaCGTTGTTTCAATATCACTTCTCCGTTGGGAGcgtcaaaaaattattacgacGTACTGGGCATTCCAAGAGACGCCAATCCAAAGCAAATCAAAGATGCTTATTACAAACTGGCAATGAAACACCACCCCGATAAAAACCAAGGAGTACTCACTAAGGAGTTCAGAGACATTAAAGAAGCATATGATGTATTGAGCAATGAATCTAGTCGGATGAAGTACAATAACA ATTTTCCAAACAATAACTATAGAAGTCAGAATAGTAGTACATATTCTAGTAATTGGACATCTAATTCTTCTTATGGCCGTTATAAcacaaattatgaatatacatataacaggTCAAGAACTGAGAATAGCCATGCAAGATACAAACGCCCAGAGGGCTATAATTCACTAAAACCATTTAATgtctttataaatgtaatttcagtacccaagaatattataaaaactcaaattgatttaatgttattgaGTTTTATCAAAAACCGTACGTTAAAATGGATTTTGTTTCAACTATTTCAATATCTATGGACATTGGggttgaaaaatttaaattataatgtattgataCCATCGTCATCACCTGGCAATGGATTAGGAGAGTTTATCAAGAGTTTGCTCGAAAGCCAAACGATAAGGATTGAACTAACAGAAATAGAAGCAATAAAGGGTAAAGCAGTCAGAGTGAATGTTagtgaaaatgaaaaagtgCTAGTAGTTAATCTACCCAGAGGAGTACAAAGAAACCAATCATTCTACTTATTTTATCTGatcgatgatgatgataatatcaaatttaaaagctga
- the LOC114123218 gene encoding general transcription and DNA repair factor IIH helicase subunit XPD produces the protein MKFFIDELEVLFPYEYIYPEQYAYMVELKKAIDAKGHCLLEMPSGTGKTITILSLIVAYMVKYPAKLAKLLYSTRTLSEIEKAAEELRVLCDYYKSNKYDANVLGVVLSSRKNLCVNPSIAGEVNGRVVDARCHALTAPFVRARHAEGETVNVCEFYEKLDSLGRDTILPPNIYNIEDLKELGVKQGICPYFVARQTLIHANVVIYSYHYLLDPKIAGIVSKDFNKNTIVVFDEAHNIDNVCIDSLSSHITSKNLDKALEGLNKLDTEITTMKERDSQRLKEEYRKMVDGLREIYRNREANAALANPIVPDQVLKITELPGSIRSAEHYIGFMKRFIMYLKLRMNSTTVVQETPIMFIKDVFQKVCINRKPLRFCTERLSSLLRTLEISEIIDFSPLITVAQFATLVSTYMKGFMIIIEPFDERSSTDSCVMHFSCLDASIAIKPILDYFNTVLITSGTLSPLDMYPKILNINPVIMTSLTMTLSRQCFLPMVVGRGNDQVALTSKWESREDSSVARNYGHLLLEMVKVVPDGVVCFFPSYLYMKSVVAAWYDQGLIEKILDYKLIFIETQNIVVTNHAIKCYAEAIERGKGALLLSVARGKVSEGMDFDHHYGRAVIVLGMPYVYTQCRILKARMEYLCSQYQISEGDFLTFDAMRHTAQCVGRAIRGKMDYGIMVFADKRFARHDKRSKLPKWIQAYLTDNVCNLTVDEAAQMAKRWLRYIAQPDPIENQMGISLLDVNGLNKTDFLTKVIQKC, from the exons ATGAAGTTTTTCATCGACGAGCTGGAGGTTTTGTTCCCGTACGAATACATATATCCCGAGCAGTATGCGTATATGGTGGAACTGAAAAAGGCGATAGACGCCAAGGGACATTGCTTACTCGAAATGCCATCGGGAACCGGTAAGACCATTACTATACTGTCGTTGATCGTCGCTTACATGGTCAAGTATCCGGCGAAACTCGCCAAGTTGTTGTACAGCACCCGTACGCTGTCCGAGATCGAAAAAGCGGCCGAAGAATTGCGGGTGCTGTGCGACTACTACAAGTCGAACAAGTACGATGCCAACGTGCTGGGAGTGGTGCTGTCGTCCCGCAAGAACTTGTGCGTCAACCCGTCGATCGCTGGTGAAGTAAACGGTCGCGTGGTAGACGCTCGCTGTCACGCGCTGACCGCGCCGTTCGTACGCGCTCGGCACGCCGAAGGCGAGACTGTTAACGTGTGCGAATTCTATGAAAAACTCGATTCCCTGGGAAGAGACACGATTCTCCCTCCAAACATCTACAACATTGAGGACCTGAAAGAATTGGGTGTAAAACAAGGCATTTGCCCTTACTTTGTGGCCAGACAGACGCTTATACACGCCAATGTCGTCATATATAGTTACCATTACCTATTAGACCCGAAAATCGCGGGTATAGTTTCCAAAGACTTCAACAAGAACACCATAGTGGTGTTTGACGAGGCACACAACATTGACAATGTTTGTATAGACTCGCTGAGTTCACACATCACTAGCAAAAACCTGGACAAAGCTTTGGAAGGACTCAATAAACTAGACACTGAGATCACGACCATGAAAGAGAGGGACTCTCAGAGGTTGAAGGAAGAGTACAGAAAAATGGTAGATGGTTTGAGGGAAATTTATAGAAACCGCGAAGCCAATGCAGCTCTAGCCAATCCAATTGTACCTGATCAGGTATTAAAAATCACCGAATTGCCAGGTAGCATTAGAAGTGCTGAACACTATATTGGTTTTATGAAAAGGTTCATTATGTACCTGAAACTCAGAATGAATTCTACCACTGTAGTACAAGAAACTCCTATAATGTTCATTAAAGATGTGTTCCAgaaagtatgtataaataggAAACCACTGAGATTTTGTACTGAACGGTTATCGTCGTTACTAAGGACGTTAGAAATATCTGAAATCATAGATTTCTCTCCACTTATCACAGTTGCTCAATTTGCCACTCTAGTATCGACTTACATGAAaggatttatgataattattgaacCATTTGATGAAAGGTCATCAACAGACAGCTGTGTCATGCATTTTAGCTGTTTAGATGCCTCTATTGCCATTAAAccaattttagattattttaatactgttcTTATAACGTCAGGAACTCTATCGCCATTAGATATGTACCCCAAGATTTTGAACATCAATCCAGTAATAATGACGTCCCTGACCATGACATTGTCCAGACAGTGTTTTTTGCCTATGGTAGTCGGACGAGGTAATGACCAAGTAGCACTAACATCCAAGTGGGAATCAAGAGAAGACTCATCTGTTGCACGTAACTATGGACATTTGTTATTGGAAATGGTAAAAGTGGTACCCGATGGTGTTGTGTGTTTTTTTCCATCATATCTATACATGAAATCCGTGGTAGCTGCTTGGTATGATCAAGGATTAATTGAAAAGATTTTAGATtacaaattgatatttattgagACACAAAATATTGTGGTCACTAATCATGCAATAAAATGTTACGCAGAAGCCATAGAACGAGGAAAAGGAGCTTTGTTGTTGTCTGTTGCTAGag gTAAAGTGTCTGAAGGTATGGATTTTGATCATCACTATGGTCGAGCAGTAATTGTTTTGGGTATGCCATATGTCTATACTCAATGCCGTATATTAAAAGCCCGTATGGAATATTTATGTAGTCAGTACCAAATATCGGAAGGTGATTTTTTAACATTCGATGCTATGAGACACACTGCCCAGTGTGTTGGACGAGCAATCCGTGGTAAAATGGACTACGGCATCATGGTGTTTGCAGACAAAAGGTTTGCCAGACACGATAAAAGAAGTAAATTGCCTAAATGGATACAGGCATATCTAACTGACAATGTTTGCAACTTAACAGTAGATGAAGCTGCACAAATGGCTAAACGTTGGCTAAGATATATAGCACAACCTGATCCGATTGAAAATCAAATGGGAATATCATTATTAGATGTAAATGGACTGAATAAAACTGATTTCTTAACTAAAGTGATTCAGAAATGttga